In Patulibacter sp. SYSU D01012, a single window of DNA contains:
- a CDS encoding sodium:solute symporter family protein encodes MNMVLGYGGVALLFLVIVVVLERHRRTETSFSEYATAGRSFGPWYSMMAFVNTWYPGTIFISFAGLAAASGVIGFYFVPYSLLAVVLMYFLARPVHVWGKEHDLRTQADFLGLRYDSTVVRVVAALIGIVASFPWLVLGMQSLTLVFTYLSFGRVEATDAVYIGIAVIVVRQIWTIRMGARGIVIGDMVQGIVAYLLGTLLVVGLLTWLLTNGHGFGAPGDAFFEIPGPGSATGGLYYLSLVMTGALGGWCWPDIFVRLFASRGPETIKQAAVRAAPLMFIFGTAVALMAIAASTLPGVAEAPDAVFFLTADAVGPFAVTLAGMCVVAATMGNVGANLQALGAQTANDVVGVLRRRRVESPRVGQLAVGALLLVSAVFAVSTAKTTSNLVELAMISYAGIVQLAPTLFLGVFWRRGNAVAATASMIAGFATAAVLQWQYPDAVPGLEGLSGGMVGLIVNAAVYVACALLVPTREEERRRVDELFAAVREPRRASVPVSTLPDLEPAA; translated from the coding sequence ATGAACATGGTCCTCGGCTACGGCGGCGTCGCGCTGCTGTTCCTCGTCATCGTCGTCGTCCTCGAGCGTCATCGGCGCACGGAGACGTCCTTCAGCGAGTACGCCACCGCCGGCCGGTCGTTCGGCCCGTGGTACTCGATGATGGCCTTCGTCAACACGTGGTACCCGGGCACGATCTTCATCTCGTTCGCCGGCCTGGCCGCGGCGTCCGGGGTCATCGGCTTCTACTTCGTCCCGTACTCGCTGCTCGCGGTCGTGCTCATGTACTTCCTGGCGCGGCCCGTGCACGTGTGGGGCAAGGAGCACGACCTGCGCACGCAGGCCGACTTCCTGGGCCTGCGCTACGACTCGACCGTCGTGCGCGTCGTCGCGGCGCTCATCGGCATCGTGGCGTCGTTCCCGTGGCTCGTGCTCGGCATGCAGTCGCTCACGCTCGTCTTCACGTACCTGTCCTTCGGTCGGGTCGAGGCGACGGACGCCGTCTACATCGGCATCGCCGTCATCGTCGTGCGCCAGATCTGGACGATCCGCATGGGTGCCCGCGGCATCGTCATCGGCGACATGGTCCAGGGCATCGTCGCCTACCTGCTGGGCACGCTGCTCGTCGTCGGACTGCTCACCTGGCTGCTGACGAACGGCCACGGCTTCGGCGCGCCGGGCGACGCGTTCTTCGAGATCCCCGGCCCGGGCAGCGCGACCGGCGGGCTGTACTACCTGTCGCTCGTGATGACCGGCGCGCTCGGCGGCTGGTGCTGGCCCGACATCTTCGTCCGCCTGTTCGCGTCCCGCGGCCCCGAGACGATCAAGCAGGCCGCCGTCCGCGCCGCGCCGCTCATGTTCATCTTCGGCACCGCCGTCGCGCTCATGGCGATCGCCGCGTCGACCCTGCCGGGCGTCGCCGAGGCCCCCGACGCCGTCTTCTTCCTGACCGCCGACGCCGTCGGCCCGTTCGCGGTGACCCTGGCCGGCATGTGCGTCGTCGCCGCGACCATGGGCAACGTCGGCGCCAACCTGCAGGCGCTCGGCGCGCAGACGGCCAACGACGTCGTCGGCGTGCTGCGCCGGCGCCGCGTCGAGAGCCCGCGCGTCGGCCAGCTCGCTGTCGGCGCGCTGCTGCTCGTGTCGGCCGTCTTCGCCGTCTCGACCGCGAAGACGACGTCCAACCTGGTCGAGCTGGCGATGATCTCGTACGCCGGCATCGTCCAGCTGGCCCCGACGCTGTTCCTGGGCGTCTTCTGGCGCCGCGGCAACGCCGTCGCGGCGACCGCGTCGATGATCGCCGGCTTCGCGACCGCCGCGGTGCTGCAGTGGCAGTACCCCGACGCCGTGCCGGGCCTCGAGGGCCTGAGCGGCGGCATGGTCGGCCTGATCGTCAACGCCGCCGTCTACGTCGCCTGCGCCCTCCTCGTGCCGACGCGCGAGGAGGAGCGTCGCCGCGTCGACGAGCTCTTCGCGGCCGTGCGCGAGCCGCGACGCGCGTCCGTCCCCGTCTCCACCCTCCCCGACCTGGAGCCCGCCGCATGA
- a CDS encoding serine hydrolase has protein sequence MSTLDLLDDLRRRLADAGLRGSFLVRDVDSGDELGLDADLELPIASLAKVPLAVAALERIRTGALDGAERIEVEPGRITTPGPTGLSRFRHPASVAIDDLLYLAVAVSDNVAADALFALVPPADVARTLDALGIGGLTVRHGMSPLAATPAESLPAADAHLAHALAIDAGTDGRGHPVPQLDLARASTGTARACCALLAELWAPTRLHPQTAARVRELLAANVIRHRLAPELAADDTTWSSKTGTLLHLRHEIGVAEHADGRRIAVAALTASSVPAAVQPAAEAELAAVARRLHDHLRDG, from the coding sequence ATGAGCACCCTCGACCTCCTCGACGACCTGCGCCGCCGGCTGGCGGACGCCGGCCTGCGCGGCTCCTTCCTGGTCCGCGACGTCGACTCGGGCGACGAGCTGGGCCTCGACGCCGACCTGGAGCTGCCGATCGCGTCGCTCGCGAAGGTCCCGCTGGCCGTGGCGGCGCTCGAGCGGATCCGGACGGGCGCGCTCGACGGCGCGGAGCGGATCGAGGTGGAGCCCGGGCGGATCACCACGCCGGGCCCGACGGGCCTGAGCCGCTTCCGGCACCCCGCCTCCGTCGCGATCGACGACCTGCTGTACCTGGCCGTCGCGGTCAGCGACAACGTCGCGGCGGACGCGCTGTTCGCGCTCGTGCCGCCGGCGGACGTCGCCCGCACCCTCGACGCCCTCGGGATCGGCGGCCTGACGGTCCGCCACGGGATGTCGCCGCTCGCCGCCACGCCCGCCGAGTCCCTGCCCGCCGCGGACGCGCACCTGGCGCACGCCCTCGCCATCGACGCCGGCACGGACGGGCGCGGGCACCCGGTCCCGCAGCTCGACCTCGCGCGGGCGAGCACCGGCACCGCCCGCGCGTGCTGCGCCCTGCTCGCCGAGCTGTGGGCCCCGACGCGCCTGCACCCGCAGACGGCGGCGCGCGTCCGCGAGCTGCTGGCCGCGAACGTCATCCGGCACCGGCTGGCCCCCGAGCTGGCCGCGGACGACACGACGTGGTCCTCGAAGACCGGCACGCTGCTGCACCTGCGCCACGAGATCGGCGTGGCCGAGCACGCCGACGGCCGCCGGATCGCCGTCGCGGCCCTGACGGCCTCGTCCGTGCCGGCGGCCGTGCAGCCCGCGGCCGAGGCCGAGCTCGCCGCGGTCGCGCGGCGCCTGCACGACCACCTTCGCGACGGCTGA
- the bla gene encoding class A beta-lactamase translates to MAHRPRTLLALVVALGVGTAPVAACASTATPTTTRATPAAGPSPSATARPALARLERGHGARLGVLAVDTGSGRTLAYRADERFAFASTGKALTAGLLLRTASDRDLRRVVRYRKADLLEYAPVTRRHLRTGMSLRGLTIAALQLSDNTAANLVMRELGGPAAVERALRRMGDRTTRVDRTEPTLNTAKRGDRRDTTTPRAIAGDLRKLLLGTELVPRRRALLRRWMIGNTTGDAYVRAGVPAGWVVADKTGAGGHGTRNDVAVAWPPQGAPIVIAVLSDRRDPQAASDDDLIARATRTAVRALR, encoded by the coding sequence ATGGCTCACCGCCCCCGCACCCTCCTCGCGCTCGTCGTCGCCCTCGGCGTGGGCACGGCCCCCGTGGCCGCCTGCGCCTCGACGGCGACGCCGACGACCACCCGCGCCACGCCCGCCGCCGGCCCCTCCCCGTCGGCCACCGCGCGTCCGGCGCTCGCCCGCCTGGAGCGCGGGCACGGCGCGCGGCTCGGCGTCCTGGCCGTCGACACCGGCAGCGGGCGGACGCTCGCGTACCGGGCCGACGAGCGCTTCGCGTTCGCGTCGACGGGCAAGGCGCTGACGGCCGGCCTGCTGCTGCGGACCGCGAGCGACCGCGACCTGCGGCGCGTCGTCCGCTACCGGAAGGCCGACCTGCTCGAGTACGCGCCCGTGACGCGCCGTCACCTGCGCACGGGCATGAGCCTGCGCGGCCTGACGATCGCGGCGCTGCAGCTCAGCGACAACACCGCCGCCAACCTGGTCATGCGCGAGCTCGGCGGGCCGGCGGCCGTCGAGCGGGCGCTGCGGCGGATGGGCGATCGCACCACGCGGGTGGATCGCACCGAGCCGACGCTGAACACGGCGAAGCGCGGCGACCGGCGCGACACGACCACCCCGCGGGCGATCGCCGGCGACCTGCGGAAGCTGCTGCTGGGGACGGAACTCGTCCCGCGGCGCCGCGCGCTCCTGCGGCGCTGGATGATCGGCAACACCACCGGCGACGCGTACGTGCGGGCCGGCGTGCCGGCGGGGTGGGTCGTCGCCGACAAGACGGGGGCCGGCGGGCACGGCACCCGCAACGACGTCGCCGTCGCCTGGCCGCCGCAGGGCGCGCCGATCGTCATCGCCGTGCTCTCCGACCGCCGGGATCCGCAGGCGGCGTCCGACGACGACCTCATCGCCCGGGCGACGCGGACCGCGGTGCGCGCGCTGCGCTGA
- a CDS encoding class II histone deacetylase has product MTTRTGYVWHERYAWHDTGTALGIYPAGGALQPWHAFESSESKSRIAGLIEVSGMLDALERIPARPATRDDLLRVHTPEHVDRIRALSDDRGGDGGDGFTPFGPGSYEIASLAAGGTIAATRAVVAGQVDNAYALVRPPGHHAVADSGMGYCLFNNVAVAIEHARAELGVGRVAIVDYDVHHGNGAQSIFWEDPDVLTISLHQERLFPQDSGETTETGGGAGEGACLNVPLPAGCGNGAYLAAIDRVAVPALRAFAPDLIMVCSGFDPSALDPLGCMSVTAAGFGGIAARLLAAAGEICGGRIVFSHEGGYSPAHAPFCALRVLEALSGHETGVGDPFDLSFGDSPAHELRPWQDEAIAQAEQVAQLLRTA; this is encoded by the coding sequence ATGACCACCCGCACCGGCTACGTCTGGCACGAGCGCTACGCCTGGCACGACACCGGCACCGCGCTCGGCATCTACCCCGCCGGGGGCGCCCTGCAGCCCTGGCACGCCTTCGAGTCCTCCGAGTCCAAGTCGCGCATCGCGGGGCTGATCGAGGTCTCGGGGATGCTCGACGCGCTCGAGCGCATCCCGGCGCGGCCGGCCACCCGCGACGACCTGCTGCGGGTCCACACGCCCGAGCACGTCGACCGGATCCGGGCGCTCAGCGACGATCGCGGCGGCGACGGCGGCGACGGCTTCACGCCGTTCGGCCCCGGCTCGTACGAGATCGCGTCGCTCGCCGCGGGCGGCACGATCGCCGCGACCCGGGCGGTCGTGGCGGGGCAGGTCGACAACGCCTACGCGCTCGTCCGCCCGCCCGGCCACCACGCCGTCGCGGACTCCGGCATGGGCTACTGCCTGTTCAACAACGTCGCGGTGGCGATCGAGCACGCGCGCGCCGAGCTCGGCGTCGGCCGCGTGGCGATCGTCGACTACGACGTGCACCACGGCAACGGCGCCCAGAGCATCTTCTGGGAGGACCCCGACGTCCTGACGATCTCGCTGCACCAGGAGCGGCTGTTCCCGCAGGACAGCGGCGAGACGACGGAGACCGGCGGCGGCGCGGGCGAGGGCGCGTGCCTGAACGTGCCGCTCCCCGCGGGCTGCGGCAACGGCGCGTACCTGGCGGCGATCGACCGGGTGGCCGTGCCGGCCCTGCGCGCGTTCGCGCCCGACCTGATCATGGTCTGCTCGGGCTTCGACCCCAGCGCCCTGGACCCGCTCGGCTGCATGTCGGTCACCGCGGCGGGCTTCGGCGGCATCGCCGCGCGCCTGCTCGCCGCGGCGGGCGAGATCTGCGGTGGGCGCATCGTCTTCTCGCACGAGGGCGGCTACTCGCCCGCCCACGCACCGTTCTGCGCGCTGCGGGTGCTCGAGGCGCTGTCCGGCCACGAGACCGGGGTCGGCGACCCGTTCGACCTGAGCTTCGGGGACTCGCCCGCGCACGAGCTGCGGCCGTGGCAGGACGAGGCGATCGCCCAGGCCGAGCAGGTGGCGCAGCTGCTGCGGACGGCCTGA
- a CDS encoding Lrp/AsnC family transcriptional regulator has product MSTDGPGTDDPRAAPDGGLDATDRTLLELLQDDGRLPYSDLAAATGLSSGAVRARVLRLRERGILDVVGVTDPLKLGYRSMAMLAIGVEGDVEAVADALGAIDEVIYLVIAAGSADLLVEVIATDNDALYETVSRRIRTVPGVRSVETFSYYRIHTHRFTWGTR; this is encoded by the coding sequence ATGAGCACGGACGGCCCCGGCACCGACGATCCGCGCGCCGCCCCGGACGGCGGCCTGGACGCGACGGACCGGACGCTGCTCGAGCTGCTCCAGGACGACGGCCGCCTGCCGTACTCGGACCTGGCCGCCGCGACGGGCCTGTCCTCGGGCGCCGTCCGCGCCCGCGTCCTGCGCCTGCGCGAGCGGGGGATCCTCGACGTCGTCGGGGTGACGGACCCGCTCAAGCTCGGCTACCGCAGCATGGCGATGCTCGCGATCGGCGTCGAGGGCGACGTCGAGGCGGTGGCGGACGCGCTGGGCGCGATCGACGAGGTGATCTACCTGGTGATCGCCGCCGGCTCGGCCGACCTGCTCGTCGAGGTGATCGCGACGGACAACGACGCGCTGTACGAGACCGTGAGCCGCCGGATCCGCACCGTGCCGGGGGTCCGCAGCGTGGAGACGTTCAGCTACTACCGCATCCACACGCACCGCTTCACGTGGGGCACGCGCTAG
- a CDS encoding LacI family DNA-binding transcriptional regulator codes for MSRARVTIVDLARELGLSKTTVSDALQGRGQVAATTRERVREAADRLGYVQNRAARSLRTRTLGAIGLYVPPRVRSFAFYMEFAMGAVRGAAALDADLVLFARDQEHAPRPFAVDGAIVVDPLPDDPILRLMAEQRLPVVAAGRPLGDPLPQVDAVIEAPHARLLRAVLDDLRAAGRRRPALLAWDRDFASSWSSDVQATYRAWCAEHDVDVRLQTLPVSSHPHELRAAVEALVTPEVDALLCAPQSLAGRSRATLLRLGRDIGADLDLVSLVGDPTTEIGEPAITCVDVDPTAFGHEAALLLGEVLAGRTGEAPVHREHAGRVRRSARLRAVLGDD; via the coding sequence ATGTCCCGGGCGCGCGTCACGATCGTCGACCTCGCCCGCGAGCTGGGCCTGTCGAAGACCACCGTGTCGGACGCGCTGCAGGGCCGGGGACAGGTCGCCGCCACCACCCGGGAGCGGGTGCGCGAGGCCGCCGACCGCCTGGGCTACGTGCAGAACCGGGCGGCCCGCAGCCTGCGCACGCGGACGCTCGGGGCGATCGGCCTGTACGTGCCGCCGCGGGTGCGCTCGTTCGCCTTCTACATGGAGTTCGCGATGGGCGCGGTGCGCGGCGCGGCGGCCCTCGACGCCGACCTGGTGCTCTTCGCCCGCGACCAGGAGCACGCGCCGCGCCCCTTCGCCGTCGACGGCGCGATCGTCGTCGACCCGCTGCCCGACGACCCGATCCTGCGGCTGATGGCGGAGCAGCGGCTGCCCGTGGTCGCCGCGGGGCGCCCGCTCGGCGATCCCCTCCCCCAGGTCGACGCCGTGATCGAGGCCCCGCACGCCCGCCTGCTGCGCGCCGTCCTGGACGACCTGCGCGCCGCGGGCCGCCGGCGCCCCGCGCTGCTGGCGTGGGACCGCGACTTCGCGTCCTCGTGGTCGAGCGACGTGCAGGCCACGTACCGCGCGTGGTGCGCCGAGCACGACGTCGACGTCCGCCTGCAGACGCTGCCCGTGTCGTCCCATCCCCACGAGCTGCGCGCCGCCGTCGAGGCGCTCGTGACGCCCGAGGTCGACGCGCTGCTGTGCGCGCCGCAGAGCCTGGCCGGCCGGTCGCGCGCCACGCTCCTGCGGCTGGGCCGCGACATCGGCGCGGACCTGGACCTGGTGTCGCTCGTCGGCGACCCGACGACCGAGATCGGCGAGCCGGCGATCACGTGCGTCGACGTCGACCCGACGGCGTTCGGGCACGAGGCCGCGCTGCTGCTGGGCGAGGTGCTGGCGGGCCGCACCGGCGAGGCGCCGGTGCACCGCGAGCACGCCGGGCGCGTGCGGCGCTCGGCCCGCCTGCGCGCCGTGCTCGGCGACGACTGA
- a CDS encoding aminotransferase translates to MDAPSTGLPRPAVTVDDARRWAREHWGVDGVGTELGSQQDRNVLITTPDGDRRLLKVSNPAFPRAEIEAQDLVMRRLAAAGHAVPQPLPAADGAEIVTVDVDGTPHHVRLLTFVPGAPLADCGAPTGRTLERVGRLAGRVVATLADVEHPGLERDLQWDLRHAERAVRERLHHVLDPARRVQVEQAVDAAAALLAPLEGDLPLQPVHGDLTEDNLVGARDAVGRLDVTGIIDFGDAMTSWRVAELAVACSSVARHEPGRPLALLPLVRAFDAEVPLTDAEIAALWPLLVLRGATLVVSGEEQVAIDPTNDYAASALEHEWRMFAVPAAQDAAVMTAAIRLALGRDVPAPAPPADAAPLVPAFAHTPPAVVDLSQASDVLWDGAWLEDGPGAEADALATAAARAGAAAARYGEPRLTRAPALARDEPANVALAAELHAPDALTLHAPFAGTVERRGDALVLTGAEAAVVLAPVPAATAGALGDAPPALRPLVDDGAVPAGAPLAAGHAALVWLTVPAAVAGALPPRFVPASTFPAWATRVLDPAALLGLDAQPFALGAEAAVLGRRTGAYAPLQSHYYAAPPQIERGWREHLIDTTGRHYVDMVNNVTVLGHGHPRIAAAAADQWRRLNTNSRFHYAAVAELSERLLETCPDGFDAVLLVNSGSEAVDLALRLTRAFTGRDDVLCVEESYHGWTLASDAVSTSVSDNPRALEVRPDWVHAVAAPNAYRGRYRGPDAGAWYAQDAAEELARLAAAGTPVGTWIAEPRNGNAGAIGLPEGYLPAVYDAVRAGGGVCIADEVQVGYGRQGAWFWGFEEHGVVPDVITVAKAMGDGHPLGAVITRAEIAQALADQGTFFSSSGGSTLSSRIGVEVLDVLRDERLQQNAAEVGEHLKAQVERLAERRPLIGAVHGRGLYLGIELVRDRTTLEPATEETAALCDRMRELGVIVQPTGDRQNVLKVKPPLCFSRESADFFVAMLDEALGAG, encoded by the coding sequence ATGGACGCCCCCAGCACCGGCCTGCCCCGCCCCGCCGTCACCGTCGACGACGCCCGCCGCTGGGCGCGCGAGCACTGGGGCGTCGACGGGGTCGGCACCGAGCTCGGCAGCCAGCAGGACCGCAACGTCCTGATCACCACCCCGGACGGCGACCGTCGCCTGCTGAAGGTCAGCAACCCGGCCTTCCCGCGCGCCGAGATCGAGGCGCAGGACCTGGTGATGCGCCGGCTCGCCGCCGCCGGACACGCCGTCCCGCAGCCCCTGCCGGCCGCGGACGGCGCCGAGATCGTGACCGTGGACGTCGACGGCACGCCGCACCACGTGCGGCTGCTGACGTTCGTCCCCGGCGCGCCGCTCGCCGACTGCGGGGCGCCGACGGGTCGCACCCTCGAGCGGGTCGGACGCCTGGCGGGCCGCGTCGTCGCGACGCTGGCGGACGTCGAGCACCCGGGCCTGGAGCGCGACCTGCAGTGGGATCTGCGCCACGCCGAGCGCGCCGTCCGCGAGCGCCTGCACCACGTCCTCGACCCCGCGCGCCGCGTGCAGGTCGAGCAGGCCGTCGACGCCGCCGCCGCGCTGCTGGCGCCGCTCGAGGGCGACCTGCCGCTGCAGCCGGTGCACGGCGACCTGACCGAGGACAACCTGGTCGGCGCGCGCGACGCCGTCGGCCGGCTCGACGTCACGGGGATCATCGACTTCGGCGACGCGATGACGAGCTGGCGCGTGGCCGAGCTGGCCGTCGCGTGCTCGTCCGTCGCGCGGCACGAGCCGGGCCGGCCGCTCGCGCTGCTGCCGCTCGTGCGGGCGTTCGACGCCGAGGTGCCCCTGACCGACGCGGAGATCGCGGCGCTGTGGCCGCTGCTCGTGCTGCGCGGGGCGACCCTCGTCGTCTCGGGCGAGGAGCAGGTGGCGATCGACCCGACGAACGACTACGCCGCCAGCGCCCTCGAGCACGAGTGGCGGATGTTCGCGGTGCCGGCCGCCCAGGACGCCGCCGTGATGACGGCGGCGATCCGCCTGGCGCTCGGGCGCGACGTCCCCGCGCCGGCGCCGCCGGCCGACGCGGCGCCGCTCGTCCCCGCGTTCGCGCACACCCCGCCGGCCGTCGTCGACCTGAGCCAGGCGAGCGACGTGCTGTGGGACGGCGCGTGGCTGGAGGACGGGCCGGGCGCCGAGGCCGACGCCCTGGCCACCGCGGCGGCCAGGGCCGGGGCCGCCGCGGCCCGCTACGGCGAGCCGCGCCTGACGCGGGCGCCGGCGCTCGCCCGGGACGAGCCGGCGAACGTGGCGCTCGCCGCCGAGCTGCACGCGCCGGACGCCCTGACGCTCCACGCCCCGTTCGCGGGCACGGTCGAGCGGCGCGGCGACGCGCTCGTGCTGACCGGGGCCGAGGCGGCCGTGGTGCTGGCGCCCGTCCCGGCGGCGACCGCGGGGGCGCTCGGCGACGCACCCCCGGCGCTCCGCCCGCTGGTCGACGACGGCGCGGTGCCGGCCGGCGCGCCGCTCGCGGCCGGTCACGCCGCCCTCGTCTGGCTGACGGTGCCCGCCGCCGTCGCGGGCGCGCTGCCGCCGCGCTTCGTCCCCGCCAGCACGTTCCCGGCGTGGGCGACGCGGGTGCTCGATCCCGCCGCGCTGCTGGGCCTGGACGCGCAGCCGTTCGCGCTCGGCGCCGAGGCGGCCGTCCTCGGCCGCCGCACCGGCGCCTACGCCCCGCTGCAGAGCCACTACTACGCCGCGCCGCCGCAGATCGAGCGCGGCTGGCGCGAGCACCTGATCGACACGACGGGCCGCCACTACGTCGACATGGTCAACAACGTGACGGTCCTCGGCCACGGCCACCCGCGCATCGCCGCGGCCGCGGCCGACCAGTGGCGGCGGCTGAACACGAACTCGCGCTTCCACTACGCCGCCGTCGCGGAGCTGAGCGAGCGCCTGCTCGAGACCTGCCCCGACGGGTTCGACGCCGTCCTGCTCGTCAACAGCGGCTCCGAGGCCGTCGACCTGGCGCTGCGCCTGACGCGCGCGTTCACCGGCCGTGACGACGTCCTCTGCGTCGAGGAGAGCTACCACGGCTGGACGCTGGCGTCCGACGCCGTCTCGACGTCGGTGTCCGACAACCCGCGCGCGCTCGAGGTGCGTCCGGACTGGGTGCACGCCGTCGCCGCGCCCAACGCCTACCGCGGGCGCTACCGCGGCCCCGACGCCGGCGCCTGGTACGCGCAGGACGCCGCGGAGGAGCTGGCGCGCCTGGCCGCCGCCGGCACGCCGGTGGGCACGTGGATCGCCGAGCCGCGCAACGGCAACGCCGGGGCCATCGGGCTGCCCGAGGGCTACCTGCCGGCGGTCTACGACGCGGTCCGGGCGGGCGGCGGCGTCTGCATCGCCGACGAGGTGCAGGTGGGGTACGGCCGCCAGGGCGCCTGGTTCTGGGGCTTCGAGGAGCACGGCGTCGTGCCCGACGTCATCACCGTGGCGAAGGCGATGGGCGACGGCCACCCGCTCGGCGCCGTCATCACCCGCGCCGAGATCGCGCAGGCGCTCGCCGATCAGGGCACGTTCTTCTCGTCGTCCGGCGGCAGCACCCTGTCGTCGCGCATCGGGGTCGAGGTGCTCGACGTCCTGCGGGACGAGCGGCTGCAGCAGAACGCCGCCGAGGTGGGGGAGCACCTGAAGGCGCAGGTCGAGCGGCTGGCCGAGCGCCGGCCGCTCATCGGGGCGGTGCACGGCCGCGGCCTGTACCTGGGCATCGAGCTCGTCCGCGACCGCACGACGCTCGAGCCGGCGACGGAGGAGACCGCAGCCCTGTGCGACCGGATGCGCGAGCTCGGCGTCATCGTCCAGCCGACGGGCGACCGGCAGAACGTGCTGAAGGTCAAGCCGCCGCTGTGCTTCTCGCGCGAGAGCGCCGACTTCTTCGTCGCGATGCTGGACGAGGCGCTCGGGGCGGGCTGA
- a CDS encoding LysR family transcriptional regulator, giving the protein MDLVAGCRVFVAVADRGSFTDGAATVGVPQPVASRRVAALESHLGRRLFDRTTRAIALTPFGRDVLPAARRLVELAAVLEHDARRATLRPLTLGVPELASTRDLAALGVAARREGLAALETRAAPPGERRRLVQTGQLRAALVPAPPDDATWVVPLGLAAAPTAPAAPPRVRALRPTRAQRPARRIWLQPEDDVPHVRDPLVRAAQRSGLLPAQVTVAATLASAAAEALHGPDLLLCSAAQADELGLTWRALDDPALARGYVVAAGVRDDAQGLQGRLRDDVARCLGAPSAPRPR; this is encoded by the coding sequence ATGGACCTGGTCGCGGGGTGCCGCGTCTTCGTCGCCGTCGCCGACCGCGGCAGCTTCACCGACGGCGCCGCCACCGTCGGCGTGCCGCAGCCCGTCGCCAGCCGCCGCGTCGCGGCGCTCGAGTCCCACCTGGGCCGGCGGCTGTTCGATCGGACGACGCGGGCGATCGCCCTCACCCCGTTCGGCCGCGACGTGCTGCCCGCCGCCCGCCGGCTCGTCGAGCTGGCCGCGGTGCTGGAGCACGACGCCCGCCGCGCCACGCTGCGGCCGCTGACGCTCGGCGTCCCCGAGCTCGCCTCCACGCGCGACCTGGCGGCGCTCGGCGTCGCCGCCCGCCGCGAGGGGCTGGCGGCGCTCGAGACGCGCGCCGCCCCGCCGGGCGAGCGCCGCCGGCTCGTGCAGACGGGGCAGCTGCGGGCCGCGCTCGTCCCGGCGCCCCCGGACGACGCGACGTGGGTCGTCCCCCTCGGCCTGGCCGCCGCGCCGACGGCGCCGGCGGCCCCGCCGCGCGTCCGCGCGCTGCGGCCCACGCGGGCGCAGCGGCCGGCCCGGCGGATCTGGCTGCAGCCCGAGGACGACGTCCCCCACGTCCGCGACCCGCTCGTGCGCGCGGCCCAGCGGTCCGGCCTGCTGCCCGCGCAGGTCACCGTCGCCGCGACCCTCGCGAGCGCCGCCGCCGAGGCGCTGCACGGCCCCGACCTGCTGCTGTGCTCCGCGGCGCAGGCCGACGAGCTCGGCCTGACGTGGCGCGCGCTCGACGATCCCGCGCTCGCCCGCGGCTACGTCGTCGCGGCCGGCGTCCGCGACGACGCGCAGGGGCTGCAGGGGCGGCTCCGCGACGACGTGGCACGCTGTCTCGGCGCCCCGTCCGCGCCCCGTCCGCGATGA